Proteins encoded in a region of the Pelmatolapia mariae isolate MD_Pm_ZW linkage group LG16_19, Pm_UMD_F_2, whole genome shotgun sequence genome:
- the txndc9 gene encoding thioredoxin domain-containing protein 9 yields MANQSMEIIAKVLEQSAKLVEEQVDAQLAKLNEMDEDDLERLKERRLEALKKAQKQKQEWLSKGHGEYREISSEKDFFSEVKDSKNVVCHFYRNSTFRCKILDKHLAILAKKHVETKFIKLNAEKAPFLTERLRIKVIPTLALLIDGKTKDYVVGFTDLGNTDEFTTEMLEWRLGCADVINYSGNLREPPTATQRSGTKFTKVEKKTIRGRGYDSDSEDD; encoded by the exons ATGGCTAACCAATCAAtggaaatcatagcaaaggttTTGGAGCAGTCAGCCAAGCTGGTGGAGGAGCAGGTGGATGCCCAGTTGGCCAAGCTGAATGAAATGGATGAAGATGATTTGGAGAGGCTGAAGGAAAGGCGATTAGAGGCACTAAAAAAGGCCCAAAAACAGAAGCAG gAGTGGTTGTCTAAAGGTCATGGGGAGTACAGAGAAATATCCAGTGAAAAAGACTTTTTCAGTGAAGTGAAAGACAGCAAGAATGTCGTGTGCCATTTCTACAGAAATTCAACCTTCAG ATGTAAGATCCTCGACAAACACTTGGCCATCTTGGCAAAGAAGCACGTTGAGACCAAATTCATCAAACTGAATGCAGAGAAGGCCCCATTTCTGACAGAGAGGCTACGCATCAAAGTTATTCCGACTCTGGCTTTGCTTATTGATGGAAAAACAAAGGACTATGTGGTTGGATTCACTGACCTGGGAAACACGGACGAGTTCACCACAGAGATGCTCGAATGGAGACTTGGCTGTGCAGACGTTATTAACTACAG TGGTAACCTGAGGGAGCCCCCAACAGCGACACAGAGATCGGGAACAAAGTTCACAAAAGTGGAGAAGAAAACCATCAGAGGGCGAGGTTACGACTCGGATTCTGAAGATGACTGA